In one window of Synechococcus sp. M16CYN DNA:
- the ftsZ gene encoding cell division protein FtsZ codes for MEMASDMTSFEAPGIQPSQSARIEVIGVGGGGGNAVNRMIISDLEGVVYRVLNTDTQALIQSQAEHRLQLGQTLTRGLGAGGNPTIGQKAAKESRTDLHDSLQGADLVFIAAGMGGGTGTGAAPVVAEVAREIGALTVGIVTKPFGFEGRRRMRQADEGIARLAEHVDTLIVIPNNRLRDAIAGSPLQEAFRSADDVLRMGVKGISDIITFPGLVNVDFADVRSVMTEAGTALLGIGIGSGRSRAIEAAQAAIASPLLETERIDGAKGCVINVSGGKDMTLEDMTTASEVIYDVVDPEANIIVGAVVDEALEGEIHVTVIATGFENNQPYINGRNSRLASNAARRQEVAENGARIPEFLRQRQQRPERLG; via the coding sequence ATGGAGATGGCGAGCGATATGACATCTTTCGAGGCTCCAGGCATCCAGCCTAGCCAATCGGCCCGCATTGAGGTGATCGGCGTTGGGGGCGGAGGTGGTAACGCGGTAAATCGCATGATTATCAGCGATCTTGAAGGCGTGGTCTATCGGGTGCTGAATACAGATACTCAGGCTCTCATCCAGTCCCAAGCTGAACACCGTCTCCAACTTGGTCAAACCCTGACTCGAGGACTGGGGGCTGGCGGCAATCCCACAATTGGGCAGAAGGCAGCAAAGGAATCTAGAACCGATCTACATGACTCACTTCAAGGTGCAGATCTAGTTTTTATAGCTGCGGGAATGGGAGGCGGAACAGGCACTGGTGCTGCACCAGTGGTGGCAGAAGTGGCCCGCGAAATCGGTGCCCTCACGGTCGGCATAGTAACTAAACCGTTCGGCTTTGAAGGCCGCCGTCGTATGCGTCAGGCTGATGAAGGCATTGCTCGCCTTGCTGAACATGTAGACACCCTGATTGTGATTCCCAACAACCGATTACGAGATGCCATAGCCGGCTCGCCGCTCCAGGAAGCCTTCCGCAGTGCCGATGATGTACTGCGTATGGGCGTCAAAGGTATCAGCGACATCATCACATTTCCCGGGTTAGTAAATGTGGACTTTGCTGATGTCCGCTCGGTGATGACTGAGGCTGGCACGGCCCTTTTGGGTATTGGTATCGGCTCGGGTCGATCCAGAGCGATCGAGGCAGCACAAGCTGCCATTGCTAGTCCGCTATTAGAAACAGAGCGTATAGATGGGGCAAAGGGTTGCGTGATCAACGTCAGCGGCGGCAAGGATATGACCCTTGAGGATATGACTACAGCCTCTGAAGTGATCTACGATGTGGTTGATCCAGAAGCAAACATCATTGTTGGGGCAGTGGTCGACGAAGCTCTTGAAGGAGAGATACACGTAACAGTTATTGCAACCGGTTTTGAGAACAACCAACCGTATATTAATGGGCGCAATAGTCGCCTGGCCTCGAATGCCGCCCGCCGACAAGAGGTCGCGGAAAACGGTGCCCGTATTCCCGAATTTTTAAGGCAGCGCCAGCAACGGCCTGAGCGTCTCGGTTGA
- the panB gene encoding 3-methyl-2-oxobutanoate hydroxymethyltransferase — protein MRPFDLIRLKQSGKPIIMLTAWDCLSAALVEAAGADVVLVGDSLGMVALGHATTLPVTLDQMLYHTQAVARGFTAMPLNQPLLVCDLPFLSYQCGTDLAVAAAGKLLKESSASAVKLEGADPEVVIVVDRLVRMGIPVMGHLGLTPQAVNRLGYRRQATDQVSQDRLIAQAITLEKRGCFALVLEHVPDELAGRTRRQLSIPVIGIGAGDDCDGQVRVTADLLGMTAQQPPFSPPLLDSRKMCIDALVSWIRQQHRITSPTTAPPQSKFDC, from the coding sequence ATGCGTCCCTTCGATTTGATCAGACTCAAACAAAGTGGGAAGCCCATCATCATGCTCACCGCGTGGGATTGTCTGTCAGCTGCCCTCGTAGAGGCTGCCGGTGCTGATGTAGTCCTAGTGGGTGATTCTCTGGGGATGGTGGCCTTAGGCCATGCCACCACGCTACCGGTCACATTGGACCAAATGCTTTATCACACCCAGGCTGTAGCTAGGGGCTTCACCGCCATGCCATTGAATCAGCCGTTGTTGGTGTGCGATTTGCCGTTCCTCAGCTATCAATGCGGAACCGATCTTGCGGTGGCAGCTGCCGGGAAATTGCTTAAGGAATCCTCGGCCTCGGCCGTCAAATTAGAGGGAGCCGATCCCGAAGTTGTGATCGTGGTCGATCGTCTTGTACGTATGGGCATCCCAGTGATGGGCCACCTTGGCCTCACTCCGCAAGCTGTCAATCGGTTGGGATACCGACGTCAAGCAACTGATCAGGTGAGTCAAGACCGTCTAATCGCACAGGCCATCACCCTCGAGAAAAGGGGCTGTTTTGCCTTGGTGTTGGAGCATGTTCCCGACGAATTAGCAGGGCGAACTCGCCGCCAATTAAGTATTCCTGTGATTGGGATCGGAGCAGGAGATGATTGCGACGGTCAAGTTCGTGTAACGGCTGACCTACTTGGCATGACTGCGCAGCAACCTCCCTTCAGTCCTCCTCTGTTGGATAGCCGAAAGATGTGTATTGATGCTCTGGTGTCGTGGATTCGACAGCAGCATCGGATAACGAGTCCCACCACAGCACCACCTCAATCAAAATTCGATTGCTGA
- a CDS encoding PIN/TRAM domain-containing protein → MVDPLILLLFILSGSAAGWMGVHLLPVGVVNETTDAERIRLILSGSGGGIGLIAGLVFKRLRVNLMNQVRTMPTDLLVSRALGLILGLLVANLLLLPVLLLPFPGGVALVKPLLAVVSNVFFGVLGSNLAEVHGRTLLRLFNPASTEALLVADGVLTPATAKILDTSVIIDGRIRGMLACGLLEGQVIVAESVIDEMQQLSDSTNIEKRAKGRRGLKLLKDLRELYGRRLVINSTRYDGKGTDDRLLQLAGDTGGTLVTADFNLAQVAQVKSLKVMNLSELVIALRPEVQPGDELNLKIVREGKEASQGVGYLEDGTMVVVNEALELIGQRRPVVVTGALQTPTGRMVFARLDVKKSVKTNSKGKGQTKTDKSTTQRPIDPR, encoded by the coding sequence ATGGTGGATCCGCTCATTCTGCTACTGTTCATTCTTTCCGGCTCGGCCGCTGGATGGATGGGAGTTCACCTCCTTCCGGTGGGAGTCGTGAACGAAACCACTGATGCAGAAAGAATTCGCCTCATCCTCAGTGGATCAGGTGGTGGGATCGGCCTGATTGCTGGATTGGTGTTTAAACGGCTCCGAGTGAACCTGATGAATCAGGTTCGTACCATGCCAACAGATCTGTTAGTGAGCCGCGCTTTAGGTCTGATTCTTGGCCTACTAGTCGCTAACCTGTTGCTGCTCCCAGTCTTGCTGTTGCCTTTCCCCGGTGGCGTAGCACTGGTTAAGCCGCTTTTAGCAGTGGTCAGTAATGTGTTTTTCGGGGTTTTAGGCAGTAACCTTGCTGAAGTACACGGGCGTACTCTGCTTCGATTGTTTAATCCAGCGAGCACCGAAGCACTATTGGTTGCCGATGGGGTTCTGACACCTGCAACTGCCAAAATTCTCGATACAAGCGTGATTATCGACGGTCGAATACGCGGGATGCTCGCTTGTGGTCTTTTGGAAGGTCAGGTGATCGTGGCTGAATCGGTGATTGACGAGATGCAACAGCTGTCCGACTCCACAAACATCGAAAAACGTGCCAAAGGCCGACGTGGCCTTAAGCTCCTGAAGGATTTGCGAGAACTCTACGGCCGCAGGCTAGTGATTAATAGCACCCGATATGATGGCAAAGGCACTGACGACCGGCTTCTTCAGCTTGCAGGAGACACCGGTGGGACTCTGGTGACCGCTGACTTCAATCTGGCTCAAGTAGCGCAAGTTAAATCACTTAAAGTGATGAACTTGAGCGAACTCGTGATCGCTCTTCGGCCGGAAGTGCAACCCGGCGATGAACTTAATCTCAAAATTGTTCGAGAAGGTAAAGAAGCAAGTCAGGGCGTTGGTTACCTTGAAGACGGAACGATGGTAGTAGTGAATGAGGCTCTGGAGCTCATTGGTCAGCGGCGTCCGGTTGTTGTGACTGGTGCTCTTCAGACACCTACAGGGCGAATGGTATTTGCTCGGCTTGATGTGAAGAAGAGTGTCAAGACCAACAGCAAAGGAAAGGGACAGACCAAGACGGATAAATCCACCACTCAACGACCCATTGACCCTCGCTAG